The genomic stretch tactagtattttcgttcgtgcgttgcacgaaatggatttgttataatattttaagaatatttagatcgatatacaattatacaaattataacatcgaatattatatagcacaattgatgaaattggttggatcgataatcgattatgttttctgatgttttccttgcttgaattagagaaaataattgCCCATATTACCTGTGCGATGTAcagtacagataaattttttattatataattagatgataaaattataaaaaattctaatattgaacgtgtacatttatttgattagaagattagtgcaaaagtattactcaattaattgaataatatatgacttgtttgtctacaattatcttaaaaagctcaatatgtaatatgacttatgtaattatattattactaaaataaatatggaaaaaataagaaataatttaattataattattataaaaataaactaaataatcaatgtttagcttaattaccataataattattaggtaattattattagtcaattacactaatatatgtgcaattattatcttcaatatatatatatatacacacacacacacaccatatcgcatttaattttttcttcctcctccatatttgaatgaattaattttaattattataaaaatctaagaaccctgtttaattaattttttttaaaatttaaataatttaaagttttcaaaaggaaaatataattaattttttaaaaaagtttttacataattttcagtcaattagtaatatccttttccttttccaatttgaCTAATTTTCGTATCCTTTtccattaggatctttttatatttcagtcaattagtaaaatcagttttcttttccattttatctttactattgtttgggcgggaatttcacaaatgatgattttatttttattaataatagtatagataagtatttgaattattattattggtgtaaataataattaataaattatttttttcttataaaattgcgcagaattttttttcattattcccacaattataatgatttaattattctcagaatttggtaaataagatttttttacCAACTAAacgttattaatatttttaccaattaattaataatattagtttgtgcgcgAAAGGTGAAGAggaagattttacttttataaatagtattgatacatgaatatagaaacaatattaccaattaatagatattagttaattttcattttacattttcttaccaaataagttttattaattatttgaccaataaaatatttaattaattgactacaaaagtttggcaggaaaatgaaatatgacgattttacttttatgtatagtatatattttttttggatataaTTGAGGTGATTGGggatcaatttttaattttatttaataatgtcAGGATCAGTTTCGGCTCTAATGTCAGATTCTTGTAGATATGATACATAATTGCTAGGTACTCGGGTGAGGCTTTCACAAGCCATGAATTGTGCACAGTCTGATTTGTGGTTAGAAGCCAcgaaagatgaaatgaattccatgaagagTAATGGAGTTTGGGACCTTGTTGAGTTACCTAATGGGGCAAAGCCAtttggctgtaaatgggttttcAAAACTAAAAGAGACTCATTAGGTAACATCGAAAGATACAAGACCAGACTCGTTGCTAAGAGGTTTAATTTACTCATaaagaaggaatcgattacaaggagacattttctcttatatcaAAAAAGGATTATCTTCGGGACATTATGGCTTTAGTTGCACACTTTAATTTTGAGTTGCAACAAATGAATGTGAAAACTGCTTTTCtaaatggtgatctagaagatgAAATTTTTATGAAACAATCTGAAAGTTTCTCTTCTAGGGGTGGTGAGAATTTGGTGTGTAGGCTTAGAAAATCCATAtatggcttgaaacaagcttCCCGCCAATAATATATTAAGTTTGACAGAGTCATTTCTTCATTTGGCTTTGTTGAAAGTATCTTAGATCAATGTATATACCAAAAGGTCAGTGGGAGTAAAATATGTTTCCTTGtgttatatgtggatgacatcttGCTTGCTGCTAATGATGTGGGGATGTTTCGCGACGTGAAACAATTCCTTtccaaaaattttgatatgaaagatatgggtgatGCGTCTTTTTGCCGTTGGCGTAAAGGTTCATAGGGATAGGTCCCGGGCATTCTGGGTCTATCGCAAGAAACCTATATTAACAAAGTTTTGGAGAGATTTCGGATGCAGAATTGTTCACCGAGTATTGCTCCCATAGCAAAAGGGGATAAGTTTGGGTTTTGGGTAGACGGACATCCTAGATGTTGTTGGTTATTCTTATGCGGACTTCGCTGGTTATGTTGATACTCGGAGATCAACTTCTAGGTACGTTTTTTAGGCCACTTCGAAAGGTGTATTGCTCAAGAATTTCATCTCCGGGCTTAGAATGGTAAATTTCATATCTAGGTCATTAAAAGTCTATTGTGACAACTCTGATGCTGTCTTCCTGGCTAAAAAATGACAAAAGTGAGAGTCCAATCAAGCATATCGACATTAAGTTCTTAGCCCTTAGAGAGCGTGTTAAACGCAAAGAAGTCGTCATTGAACACATTAGCACAGAGTTGATGTTAGCAgatcccttgactaaaggcatgcctccatttaaattcaaggatcttgttGAAAAGATGGACTTTCGCCAgctttataattttgtatatacattcagtttaatttaatgaaattctttcgCACTTCAGACACTTCagatattttctttttagtgtGTACACTTTATTTCAGTTTTATCTAATTAAGAAAATACTTCAGTGGACTTGAAATGAACATATggtttgtttcattaagttTATTACCTAAGTACTCTAAGGCAAtttgcatttgatcataatggatatTACTCGCGCTAAAGAGGACGTGTCATTATGGTTGGTGTAATCTTGTTCTTGGAGTTTCATGTTTGCACCAAGTGAAAGAATGTAATGTTTTCccttaatgttattattattaggattgttattataaataataaattaagtattttatgtGGTGCAAACTATTTAGGCGGACTAAGCACTAGTCTTTGGTCAGCATTAGATAATTGGTTACCTACATTGATGGGATATAGGACTATAGATAGACTCCAAGTCCTCTCACTACTCAGTTCACGATATACACCATCTAAAGTACTGAGAGAAGTGAGAGAAACATCCTGGTTTACCGTGATTCCGCAGCAGCCCGAGGAGCTTCAATTCTATCCACCAGACTTCGGACACAAACAATCAAGACTTATAACTATAGCTGGAGGTTAGTAGATCCTTTATTGATTACCACATATCAACTGTTCTATGTGGTTTATGTGCTTAcattggcattttaaaatattttttaataataaacttttaaaaatttaaatttaaattattaataaaaaaatgccGGTGGCcacccctccccctccccccaaCCCTCCATCTCTCTTCATCTCCACCGGAGACAAAGACATGCTCTTCATCTCTGGTTGGAGATGAAGGAGGAGGGGGGAAGGGGTGGCCGCcatgcgttttttttttaagtttattattaaaaattattttaaaatgtcaactaaCCGTCCACATAAGCAGGTAACCTAATGAAATTGATGGGAATATGCGATTAggtaaaattgcatacatttattAGAGTGTTTAGTGACCTAATTACACTTGTTTTtttgttcagtgacctaattgcacttttaggttACATTCATTGGCTaacattttataattaagattaTTTTGAATGATGAGTAAAATCTGAAATTACTATCTATCCAATAAATATACACTGAGCAAgaaatgacctaattgcacttttaggttATTGGCTaacattttataattaagataatttTGAATGATGAGTAAAATCTGAAATTACTATTCAATAAATATACACTGAGCAAGAAATGTTATGTGATtgtgttacaatgtaatattaacACTgatcatagctactttctcactcccattatccatgtgggagtgttttCTGGGACAttgagtgccactagaccacaaggtctttggcaaatgtCATGTGATTGTTAGGGGGTGAAGTTTTAGAGACAATATTATTTGGCAATTTCAATGATTAGTTTCCCAGTAATTCACCTCAGAGGTTTGACAATGTGAGCAACATCACAAAGTGAATTCCGGAAATATAGGGTTAGAGAGGTAAACCAGTGATTGAGAATTCCCTTTTTTGTGTGCGTCTATAAATACAGCAAGTGGGATGCCAAATGCAGACACATAAGACATAACACCACTGGTTTTACACTCAAAAAGTCAGTCTTTATACCCTACAATACATACACACTGCAACAATAATAAGTACTTTCTGTTGCTTCTCTAGCTTCTTCATTCAATCCCATCACTTCCCATTCTCACAATCCACTTTTCAAATCTCTGCATGAACCATATATCATCATATCAACTCTGTTGTCTAGCTTTTAAGGATATGATGTTTCTCTGATCTTCTTGTGTACAAAAGTTTTACTGAAAGATTTTTCAGCTTTTCTTTGTTGATTTTATTACTGAAAGATTTTCAGCATGCCGGAGATACACGAAGAGAATAATGCCCAAATCCGATCATCTCTGTCGCAGCTCATTCTCAAGAGCGGTTCCAATAATACTCTCGATTCCATTTTCTCCCATTGCCATCAGGAATCAAACCCAAACCCTTCCCCTGTTGTTCAACCTCTGGGATCCTCAGTATACCTGCGCCAGAGAGATTTGCTCCAAAAATTCTGCGAAGAAAACAGAACAAACCCTGAAGTTTCAAGGGCGGACCCGTTCAAGAATTTCCTGTACGCGAATCCAGCAGGGGGGAAGAAGAAGCTGTACAGAGGGGTGAGGCAGAGGCACTGGGGGAAATGGGTGGCGGAGATAAGGCTTCCCCAGAACAGAATGAGAGTGTGGTTGGGGACTTACGACAGCGCCGAGGCGGCGGCTTATGCCTACGACAGGGCGGCGTATAAGCTTCGCGGCGAGTACGCGCGTTTGAATTTCCCGGATCTCCGCGACCCCGCCCGGCTGGGGTTCGGGGATCATGCGAATAAGTTTAACGCCGTGAAGAACGCCGTGGACGCGAAGATTCAAGCGATTCGGCAGAAGGTGAGAAGGGAGAAGGCGAAGAAGGAGGCCAAGAAAAGCGATGAGAGTGTGATGGCGGTTGAGTCGTCTTCTTGTTCGACGTTGGCTGGGAATGAAAGCTGGAGTAGTACGATTTCGCCGAGTGTTTCTGAAGATGGGTTTTGGATGAGCGATACTTCGCCGGTATCCGGCGGCGAGTTGGCGGCGGGGGCGGTGGCGGAGCAGACATCGGAGATGGAGGATTGTTTCCTGGCGAGGATGCCTTCGTTTGATCCGGAGTTGATATGGGAAGTTCTGGCCAATTAAGAGATTGGTTAATTATTAGCAGTTGGTGTGTTTAGTTTTTAGCCGCTGTTGTGGCAAGTGGCAATGGTAAATGGCTAAGTTTTGAAAATTCACCATCTAGTTGTCAAACTTGTCATGtgctttataaattataattagcTTAGAACTAATCCCATTTTGTACTTTCATTATAATaccacttttcttttcttttttctattttgtttgCTCGAATTTAAAACTAAACAAAGTTAGTAGATATTGACGAACATATTAGAGATGGACCCGAAGCAAACCGATCCGATAGAGTGGAGCAAGACAAGTTCGATTGGACCAGGGGCTCCGGGGTGAGCCCCTAGCTTGACCCCTGGCCACCTAGGGCGTGTCCCATGCTCGACCTAGGCCTCAGCCTCAACTACGGGTACCAAGCTAGGGCCCGGCCACGAGAGGCTAGGCGCAGTCCAAGTTGTAACAACTAACTCTCCCTTTGTTGGGGACGATTAGAGAGCAATTACTATAAATGCCAATGTAATTGTCTTGTAAAGATATCACTTATTCTCTTGTAGTAGCAATTATACAATTCCTAAAACAACTTTCTTGTCCTTTCCAATACCATTCTTGTCTTTTATCCACTTGTTCTAccatttaattatgaatttgttAATTCGAATGACCCCGAGTTAATTAAATCCGATCCATCAGACATAATTGGTCATTTCATTCGTTAGGACTTTATTCTGAAATTCATTGAGAAAGTTTTAGAAAGAAAACTattcattcttttttatttctttatttatttaagaaaaaataaaaataaaatgtcaatatcatttaaaaaaagtCGTATATCCGTATATGTAATCAATTCATATAGTTTCGTCAATGTTGGTCCATTATTGGGGACAATGCCCATCATGTCATGTAAGAAATTATTTTGGTGTCTATTAAGATATTACATGGATGtcttcaaaaacaaaacaacaacaataattgtaggagtgttttttttttttttacaaaaaaatcttattaaaTATTGAGATGAGAAAAATATGATGTGATCTGGGCATGGAACAGAAGAGAGCATAAAGATTTAGAGCAGTAAAGAAGATTGGTCGCGCAAAGGAAGAGAGCCACATTTCCCAGTTTGCCGTGCAACATGTGATGTACGCACTATTTAAGAAGCCACATGTGATGCAAAGAAAGCTAGCTGCTTCTTGTTTTGGATTCGATTTGCAGAGAGATTGATTGTGTGTGTGgtcctctctctctccctttatGTTTTACctactttctttctttcccaTACTTCTTCCCACTTATGTGTTACAGCTCTACATCTTACACGTTCATGTTTAATGAATTGCAACATTACACTCAACTCAAAATCAATGACTTTATACAGTTGAGTAGTGTTGTATACTTATTATGTCAATCCTGACATCATGGTGATATTAGAGCATTCGTATCAATAcaattttttgtgatttttagaCTAGTACATGCACTGatatggaggagagagaaggtAAGAGAGAGAAATAAGTTCCATCCGCAAGATTGGATTTTTGGAACAGTTGGAAACATACGAAACTATGCGTGCACCACAACGCCCCGCCGGACGCGTGCACTagcatttgtttgttttttttttttctttttctctttcggctgctaaaaaattgtgtaaaaaaaacaaacaaatattttatgctcttacaaaataatttacaattacGTTTCAACTCTATATTAgtcaaaatttgatataattttaatttacaagaaaATTCAGTCACTATCTAAATGTGTTCAAAGTAAAATTTACATTAGGTAAATCAATCTAGATTACAACATTGTAATTACTAAGTCAATTGCCTGACTAATGTGGTTTGAGGTTACCCAAAATTTGACATAACTGAATACTTAATATTACGGGACAAGTATACCCATCTCTAATGTCAAATTCCGGGGAACAAATGTggtttactaattaattaatctctTTGATTACCACTAACACACTCAATAACATGGACCTAAAGCTTTGACACCTGTGAAGAAAAAAACCAAGGTATTCCCGCAACCAATTAGTTGTGGAACCCACGGTTATCTAGTAGGTGAAAGTCGGCGCTGGTGTTGGCCTATAGGCAGTTGACAACGCATAAATGGCCATTCAGACTCAGTCCTCAGAATTTATTTACTGTGtaaattttagaaataaaaaataacaaatctcATGCAGGATGATACCAACCATTTCTCTAAGATGTTGACCTGTTCATTAATGCAGCAAGCAAGCTCACAGTTAAACAGGTAGATTGACAACTCATGTGTTTGATCAATGATTTGAGGGCATATTACAGAGTTCTAGACTTACTTGACATTACATATTAGAGCACATGGATGCCTGACAGGTGTGTTATAACATTACAGCAAATTCCTAACAGAGAAGATGGAGGATAGGAATCATTACCAACTTAGCGAGTTCTTTCCCTGCTGAACTTTGGCACTATAACAACTTTCTATATCGTCCTGCAGAGTTAAATACCGGTTTAGTTTCTAGAAGACCTATTTGTTTTTTGCTTCattacacaccttaagaaaCTACATCAATCATATAGTAAAGAAGAGAGGAATATACCTTGCAGGATTTTAACAGTGGTTGCAAGAACGATTGTCTGAAATATCTGATAGATTTCCCGAGACAGGTTCCATCCCATTCTGCAATCAGAAACACAGAACGTAAAGGCAAAATGTAACTTAAaaagcaggaaaaaaaaaaatcaatcttcAACTGCTAAAAGTTGAGAACTGTTTCTGCCATATGAGTGGAATAACGGCTTAAAATTTCAGTGGTTAGAATAGAGCACTGCATTTATAATCTAGATAAAGGGGTATACCGCTATCCATATCAGCTCTAAAGCCTCCAGTGTTAAGTTCTCCAAGAAGCTGCATATAGAACAATGGAACATTGAAGAATATGAAACACCACAAATGATCGATAAATAAGCTTACTCCCAATGGAGGAGAAAGTTAAAAGACATTATTTTGTGTTCTTTGAATAGTCGGATTAGCTTTCTCACCCTAATGGGCAACCAATTTTTTGTTGAATCCAATGAGGATTGTATCTACAATACTAAGTAGCAATAGATactatcaaaataattaaacataccCGGGAAAGAGTTGGCGCATCAGCAGGATCAAATTCCTCACATTCCTTAGGGTCAATGGGAATGCAGACACGGCCTAGAGAAAAAGCAAAGGATCAACATGCATCCTAAAAGATTATACAGACCAGATAACATATCTGAAAATGATGGGAAGATCCAAGGATTCaagttttgcactttcttatgttgtatgttCAACCAGGAAAACCCATCATGATCCTATAATGCTCATGGCAAAAGAAAATCAAcagaaggaaattaaaaaattagaaatagaaCCTGTTTGGGGGTGCACACAGAATGGTGCTTTCAGTAGATGATTCAAGTGTCTTGAAACCTGGATGTTGCTTGCACATTAGGGTTATGCACCAATATATCAAAAGGATACAGAGTATAAGTCAATCCTTATTTATTGCTTGGAAAAAGTATCATATCTTAATATCCTGCAATTGCatgtagaaaaaaaaagagatcaaAAGGTTGAATGATGAGAAAAGAACCTCCATATCAAGCCTGGGGTAGGTAAAAGAAAACACAATCTCTTCGACACATCTACGAATCCCCTGggcctgaaatgttaaattacAGTGGATTCAGAAAAACAGCAATCAAGCTGAGAGCATAACAGAAACTTGAAAGAAAATGTGACAGCTTAAATTTGATGACCTTTTCTAAGACTAATGTGTAGTCCAAACAAGAAATTGAGATTAAAAGAGAATAAGTGTTTTCAACAACAGTTACGCAGATTGCAGCAGTAACATTGTCACACTAAAGAGtgggaaaagaaaataaaaatgttgatAATAGGTTAGAAATACAAGATATATGTTCATGTGGTTTTAAAGCGAATGTTGACTGAAGTACATACCTTTTGTTTACCAGATTGCAGCAGATGTTTTAGTTGTTCCCATCTGAAAACATTAATATCATCTTTCACGCGTTTGTTTTCCTGCCACTTTGCCCGGAGCTCAGATACAATATCTGCAACAATCACCTTCAGTTTAttcaaaaagaaatgaaaagtagCTGTAAAGTTTCTTTATAACTGGAGATTGATTCGTGAAAAGGTAAACATCCTTACGCTCATCAGGAATCATTTCCAGTATCTTCTCACATCTTTCCTG from Ipomoea triloba cultivar NCNSP0323 chromosome 12, ASM357664v1 encodes the following:
- the LOC115999899 gene encoding ethylene-responsive transcription factor ERF061, with translation MPEIHEENNAQIRSSLSQLILKSGSNNTLDSIFSHCHQESNPNPSPVVQPLGSSVYLRQRDLLQKFCEENRTNPEVSRADPFKNFLYANPAGGKKKLYRGVRQRHWGKWVAEIRLPQNRMRVWLGTYDSAEAAAYAYDRAAYKLRGEYARLNFPDLRDPARLGFGDHANKFNAVKNAVDAKIQAIRQKVRREKAKKEAKKSDESVMAVESSSCSTLAGNESWSSTISPSVSEDGFWMSDTSPVSGGELAAGAVAEQTSEMEDCFLARMPSFDPELIWEVLAN